Genomic window (Trueperaceae bacterium):
CGGGAACTTCGAGTCGCGGATCTTGATCCGGGTGCCGGCGTCACCGACCTCGACACAAACCGGTGTTGGCGCCGCATGCCGTGCGCCACGACACCTCCGACGACAGTTCGACGCACGTGTTACTGGCGCCGCAGTGGCTGAACTTCACCCACATAACTTGATCATCCTTCCTTTCTGGGCCGGCCACCTCGATCCGGGACGTATCCGGCGTACCAGTCACGCACGGCGTCCAGATCGAAGCGCGGACGGCCTACTCCCTCATTCGCCCGGTCCGGGAACCCATTGCGGGCACGCCGGACCCACCAAACGTATACCTGCTGTCGAGACACGGGGCGGGCTTCCGTAGAAAGCGCCTCGGCCACGCCCTGGAAGCCCGCGAGTGGCGCATCACGTGTGGCGTCATCCACGTCAGTCTCCTTCCCTCTAGAACGCCGATAAGGGCCCGGTCCGAAGACCGGGCCCTACCCCATCTTACGTGTTTACTTGTGGAGCAGCTCCGCGACCAGGGAGTTGCGCGCCCGCGCGCCCTCGCCGTCGTACTGCTCCTGCAGGCGAGCGGTGCTGGACTGCCGCTTGGCCTCGTGGTCGAAGTAGTCCGTGAGGCCGTTGAGCAGCCCGTAGCCGGTGCCCGCGAAGCCGTTGGTCTCGTCGTCCAGGTAGCAGCTGAGGATCCCGGTGATCACGCGCTCCTTGCGCTTCTCGGAGCCCTTGATCACTCGGCCGAGCACCCACTCGGCCTTCTCGTCCGAGACGGGGACCTGCAGCAGCTCGTTGAGCTCCCGCTCCAGCTCGTCCTGGTACTTGAGCGACAGCCGCAGGGTGTCCCGCGCCTGCTGGATCTTGCCGGCGACGTCACCGACGTGCCGCATGCTCCACTTCTGCTTGGCCTGAGCGATCATGATCGAGGTCATGTTCTCGCAGGCCATGCGGACCGGGGTGACGTACGCCTGGAGGCCCGTGGTGCCGTTGTGGCTGGTCCGGATGGTGAGGTACAGGTCCACCGGGTCCTTGCCGTCGACCATGATCGTGTGGCCGTTCAGCTTCATGACCCCGAAGACGATCTTGCCGCCGTACTGCTCGCCGGCCGCGATCCACTCGCCGCCCTCGTCGAAGACGAGGTGGTCGGCGAACGTGAACGCCTCGACGTTCTGGACCGGGACGTAGTCGCCGCCGACCTGGCCGAAGATCTTGCCGTCCAGGGGGCGCTGGATGTCGAAGACGTCCTCCGCCTCGACGAGCTGCCCGTCGAGGTTCGGCGCCATCACGGTGATCGGCTCGTAGCCGTCCTCCTGGCTGGTGACGGGGATGTACGGGGGCCGGCGGAAGAGCGTGGTCTTCTCGACGGTCCAGTCCAGGCCGGCCGCCTCGAGCAGCTCCCGACTGGTCGCGCCGGCGCTGATCTCGACCA
Coding sequences:
- a CDS encoding DUF932 domain-containing protein, with protein sequence MPNTELDVKRLPWAENMVEISAGATSRELLEAAGLDWTVEKTTLFRRPPYIPVTSQEDGYEPITVMAPNLDGQLVEAEDVFDIQRPLDGKIFGQVGGDYVPVQNVEAFTFADHLVFDEGGEWIAAGEQYGGKIVFGVMKLNGHTIMVDGKDPVDLYLTIRTSHNGTTGLQAYVTPVRMACENMTSIMIAQAKQKWSMRHVGDVAGKIQQARDTLRLSLKYQDELERELNELLQVPVSDEKAEWVLGRVIKGSEKRKERVITGILSCYLDDETNGFAGTGYGLLNGLTDYFDHEAKRQSSTARLQEQYDGEGARARNSLVAELLHK